The DNA region GTTCTGTGCTCTTGTAAGTGCAGGCGAAGGAAAAGAGTATGCAATCAAATACACGGATAGTATTGACACCGACTGCAGGGGAAGAGAAAGAATTGATGCAGCAAAGAAACTGTTCTCAAATTACTGGAAGCTATGAGGTGTGAAACATGAAGTATATAATTGTGACCGGAGGCGTGCTTTCAGGGCTTGGTAAGGGAATTACTGTGTCTAGCATCGGAAAACTGCTCAAGTCCTCAGGGCTTAGAGTGACTGCGATAAAGATTGACCCCTATCTCAACTGTGATGCTGGCACCATGAATCCATACCAGCATGGAGAAGTTTTTGTGCTGGATGATGGAGGAGAGGTTGATCTGGACCTTGGAAACTACGAGCGCTTCCTCGGTGAAAGCTTAACCAGTGACCACAACATCACAACTGGCAAGGTTTACAAGGCAGTGATTGAGAAAGAGCGAAAAGGGGATTATCTGGGTAAGACAGTGCAAATCATTCCCCACATCACAAATGAAATCAAGGAACGAATAAAGCGAGTGAGCGAGAGGACAAATGCAGATGTGACAATCGTGGAGATTGGAGGCACAGTAGGTGACATTGAATCCATGCCATTTCTTGAAGCAGTCAGACAGTTAAGAAGGGAGATGGGTTCGGAAAGCAACTGCATCTTCATTCACACAACCCTTGTGCCAGTGCTCTCAACCGTTGGAGAGCAGAAAACCAAACCCACTCAACATTCTGTAAAGGAATTAAGAGAAATAGGCATTCAGCCAGATGTAATTGTGGCAAGGAGTTCTGCCCCGCTTGACTATGAAATCAAGAAGAAAATCTCGCTTTTCTGTGATGTGCCCCTTGAGGCAGTAATAAGTGCACCTGACATTGACTGCATCTACAAAGTGCCTCTCGTATTGCATGAGCAAAACCTCACCAGTTATTTGTTGAGAAAACTTGAACTTGGGGAGCGAAAGACGGAACTTGAGGAATGGAAAAAAATGGTTGAAACACTCGAACATCCCTCTGGGGAAGTCAGTATTGCAATTGTTGGGAAATACACACATCTCAAAGATTCATATCTTAGCTACACAGAGGCAATAAGACATTGCGAGGCAGCACTGGCAACACGGGTGAACAAAATCTGGATGGAGTCAGAGACACTCGAGGAAAAGCCAGATGAAATTGAAAAACTGAAGGAAGTGGATGGCATTCTTGTGCCTGGTGGTTTTGGGAATCGGGGAATTGAGGGCAAAATCAAAGCAATTGAGTTTGCAAGAGAAAACAAGGTGCCTTTCCTAGGCGTCTGTCTCGGGTTCCAGCTTGCCACCGTTGAGTTTGCAAGAAATGTGCTGGGCTACAAGGATGCGAACAGCACTGAATTCAACCCAGATACCACACATCCGGTGATAGATTTACTGCCTGAGCAGAAAGGCATAAAGGAGATGGGGGCAACGATGCGACTCGGTGCCCACAAGATTCATTTGAAACCAAAGACAATGATTGCCTCTCTCTACAATTCCACAGTTATCTACGAGAGACACAGGCACAGGTATGAAGTTAACCCGAACTTTATTGAGGTGCTTGAATCCCATGGATTGAGATATACCGGTAAGTCGGAGGATGGAAGAAGATGTGAGGTGCTTGA from Thermoplasmata archaeon includes:
- the pyrG gene encoding CTP synthase (glutamine hydrolyzing) encodes the protein MKYIIVTGGVLSGLGKGITVSSIGKLLKSSGLRVTAIKIDPYLNCDAGTMNPYQHGEVFVLDDGGEVDLDLGNYERFLGESLTSDHNITTGKVYKAVIEKERKGDYLGKTVQIIPHITNEIKERIKRVSERTNADVTIVEIGGTVGDIESMPFLEAVRQLRREMGSESNCIFIHTTLVPVLSTVGEQKTKPTQHSVKELREIGIQPDVIVARSSAPLDYEIKKKISLFCDVPLEAVISAPDIDCIYKVPLVLHEQNLTSYLLRKLELGERKTELEEWKKMVETLEHPSGEVSIAIVGKYTHLKDSYLSYTEAIRHCEAALATRVNKIWMESETLEEKPDEIEKLKEVDGILVPGGFGNRGIEGKIKAIEFARENKVPFLGVCLGFQLATVEFARNVLGYKDANSTEFNPDTTHPVIDLLPEQKGIKEMGATMRLGAHKIHLKPKTMIASLYNSTVIYERHRHRYEVNPNFIEVLESHGLRYTGKSEDGRRCEVLELDGHPFFLGTQFHAEFKSRPGAPSPPYFGFIRACIEYRKGKR